Sequence from the Mytilus galloprovincialis chromosome 13, xbMytGall1.hap1.1, whole genome shotgun sequence genome:
CCCGACTAAGGTTTTAGAAAACAGAACTTTGAAGACAAAAGGTGAGTTTTAAATTTCACACTTTAATTACAACATTTTATAATTCCTTTTAAAATGCATACCCAAAACTGAATACTATATTTATCAGATTTGTAAAATGAAATAGAATTTCACATACTTTCATAATTGCTTTTTATATAGCTACACCTGTATCCCTTACAACCAGtagtaaatatatttaatatatataaaacaaagtaCTAAGAATAAACTACTTACATGTTTTTTCCCCCTAAATTACTTATTTAATTTACggttacatgtatgtttaatttCAGCATGGGTTCATATCTGTACGAAAAGTTTAAATTTCTTTTACcataattaatttcttttaaaatgataaaagttTACCGCATTTCCGTAGCAAATATATCCCAATGAGAGCGATTTAAATGACAACGCAATGATGATTTTGTTTATAATCGTCTACTTAATGTCTAACTGCATATATTTCATACCCCTTTAGTACGAAAACATAAAatgtataaacaataaataatacaaatgtaCCTTATGCAAGGTAAGTTGCTAGAAATGTTTTCTggctttatttttttcccaaatgaTAAGAAAGATTCAATTGCATATATGCCACTTACGGGCGCCTAAAAAAATTATTGCAAGCTTTAAGGGTTAACGAAAGTAGTTAAGTCTACCAACTTAAATATCATTTGGCCATATTAACTAAAAACCTAGAAATTCTTAGGCAATTCTCAGAAAGATAAGCTGAAATATCAGAAAGAAATTTTAAGAATAAGCTAATTGAGATTGAAACTAGCAAAAATAACACACAGAAAGGCAACAAATGCATATTTGCAACgagataacaaaaataataaaagagatTGATATTGTTATCTCGTTGCAAATATGCatttgttgcctttatttttgctagttttatttgttttaaacgtGACAACATTCGAATTTATATATACCTTTCCTGAGCATGCGCAAACAACTTGCTTCATAATAAGGATATTTATAGAACTGTAGCACAACAAAACAAAAAGCTTGTTTAATATACAAGcaacaaatcaaacaaaagaacCCCCTTACCCCACCTTAAAAAAACTACATCGCAGCACAACATAACTGAATGAAATAGTTTTGTTGACTCTTTCGTGATTGCTTTTTTACGTCCTCTAGTGTTTACTTATTAACGTTCTAAAGAGatttgttatttacattcttGTCCTTTGGTGATTGTTTTTTGCATCCTTCTCCTTTGGCGTTTGTTATTTACATCTTTGTCCTTTAGTATTTGTTATTTACATCCGTGTCCTTTTGTGTTTGTTAATTACATCTTTGTCCTTtggtgtttgttatttacatCTTTGTCCTTTGGTGTTTGTTAATTACATCCTTGTCCTTtggtgtttgttatttacatCTTTGTCCTTTAGTGTTTGTTATTTCCATCCATGTCCTTTAGTGTTTGTTTTTTACACCCTATTCATTTGGTGTTTGTTATTAACATCTTTGTCCTTtggtgtttgttatttacatCCTTGACCTTGTCCTTtggtgtttgttatttacatCATTCTTTTTTAGTGTTCGCTATTTACATCCTTGTCTTTtggtgtttgttatttacatccttgtcttttggtgtttttttatttacatcCTTATCCTTtggtgtttgttatttacatCTTTGTCCTTTGGCGTTTGTTATTTCCATCCTTGTCCTTTGGTATTTGTTATTTCCATCCTTgtcttttggtgtttttttatttacatcCTTATCCTTTCGTGATTGTTATTTACATCTTTGTCCTTtggtgtttgttatttacatccttgtcttttggtgttttttttatttacatcctTATCCTTTGGTATTTGTTATTTCCATCCTTGTCCTTTGGTGTTTGTTATTTACACCCTTGTCCTCTGGTATTTGTTATTTACATCCTTGTCCTTtggtgtttgttatttacatCTTTGTCCTTTTGGTATTTGTTATTTACATCCTTGTCCTTTGATGGTTGTTATTTACATCTTTGTCCTTTTGGTATTTGTTGTTTTCATCCTTGTCCTTTTGGTGTTTGTTATTTTCATCCTTGTCTCTTGGTGTTTTTTATTTACATCCTTGTCTTTtggtgtttgttatttacatCCTTGTCCTTTtggtgtttgttatttacatctttgtcctttggtgtttgttatttacatccttatatttttgtgtttattattcACATCTTTGTCCTATGGTGTTTATTATTTACACCCTTGTCCTTTGGTGTTTGTTATTTACACCCTTGTCCTTtggtgtttgttatttacatCCGTGTCCTTTAGTGTTTGTTATTTACATCCGTGTccttttgtgtttgtttattacatctttgtcctttggtgtttgttatttacatCCTTGTCCTTTGGTGTTTGTTAATTACATCCTTACCCTTtggtgtttgttatttacatCTTTGTCCTTTAGTGTTTGTTATTTCCATCCATGTCCTTTAGTGTTTGTTTTTTACATCCTATTCCTTTGGTGTTTGTTATTAACATCCTTGACCTTGTCCTTtggtgtttgttatttacatCATTCTTCTTTAGTGTTCGCTATTTACATCCTTgtcttttggtgttttttttttacatccttatcctttggtgtttgttatttacatCTTTGTCCTTTGGTGTTTGTTATTTACACCCTTGTCCTTTGGTGTTTGCTATTTACATCCTTGTCCTTTGGTGTTGGCTATTTACATCCTTGTCCTCTGGTATTTGTTATTTACATCCTTGTCCTTtggtgtttgttatttacatctttgtcctttggtgtttattatttatatcctTGTCGTTTGGTGTTTGTTATTTTCATCCTTGTCCTTTTGGTGTTTGTTACTTACATCCTTGTCCTTtggtgtttgttatttacatCCTTGTCCTTTTGGGTTTGTTATTTACACCCTTGTCCTTTGGTGTTTGTTATTTACACCCTTGTCCTTtggtgtttgttatttacatCCTTGTCTTTTGGTGTTTATCATTTATATCCTTGTCCTCTGGTATTTGTTATTTACATCTTTGTCCTTTGGTGTTTGTTATTTACACCCTTGTCCTTTGGTGTTTGCTATTTACATCCTTGTCCTTTGGTGTTGGCTATTTACATCCTTGTCCTCTGGTATTTGTTATTTACATCCTTGTCCTTTGGTGTTTGTTATTTACACCCTTGTCCTTTGGTGTTTGTTATTAAAATCCTTGACCTTGTCCTTtggtgtttgttatttacatCATTCTTCTTTAGTGTTCGCTATTTACATCCTTGTCTTTtggtgtttgttatttacatctttgtcctttggtgtttgttatttacatCCTTGTTCTTTtggtgtttgttatttacatCCTTGTCCTTTGGGGTTTGTTATTTACACCCTTGTTCTTTTGGTGTTTGTTATTTTCATCCTTGTTATTTACATCCTTGTCCTTTtggtgtttgttatttacatCTTTGTCCTTTGGTGTTTGTTATTTATATCCTTGTCGTTTGGTGTTTGTTATTTTCATCCTTGTCCTTTtggtgtttgttatttacatCCTTGTCCTTTTGGTATTTGTTATTTACATCTTTGTCCTTtggtgtttgttatttacatctttgtcctttggtgtttgttatttacatctttgtcctttggtgtttgttatttacatCCTTGTCTCTTggtgtttttttatttacatcCTTGTCTTTTGGTGTTTATTATTTACATCCTTGTCCTTtggtgtttgttatttacatCTTTGTCCTTTGGTGTTTGTTACTTACATCCTTGTCTCTTGGTGTTTATTTATTTACATCCTTGTCTTTTGGTGTTTATTATTTACATCCTTGTCTTTtggtgtttgttatttacatccttgtcctttggtgtttgttatttacatCTTTGTACTTTAGTGTTTGTTACTTACATCCTTgtcttttggtgttttttttatttacatccttgtcttttggtgtttttttttatttatatccttGTCCTCTGGTATTTGTTATTTACATCCTTGTCCTTTGGTATTTGTTAATTACATCCTTGtccttttggtgttttttttatttacatccttgtcctttggtgtttgttatttacatCTTTGTACTTTAGTGTTTGTTACTTACATCCTTgtcttttggtgttttttttattttcatccttGTCCTTTTGGTGTTTGCTATTTACACCCTTGTCCTTTGGTGTTTGTTATTTACACCCTTGTCCTTTGGTGTTTGTTATTTACACCCTTGTCCTTtggtgtttgttatttacatccttgtcctttggtgtttgttatttacatctttgtcctttggtgtttgttatttacatCCTTGTTCTTTtggtgtttgttatttacatCCTTGTCCTTTAGTTATTGTTATTTACATCCTTGTCCTTTGGTGTTTGTTAATTACATCCTTCTCGATAAGTGTTTGTTATTTACATCTTTGTCCTTTGGTGTTTGTTATTTATATCCTTGTCGTTTGGTGTTTGTTATTTTCATCCTTGTCCTTTtggtgtttgttatttacatCCTTGTCCTTTtggtgtttgttatttacatctttgtcctttggtgtttgttatttacatCTTTGTACTTTAGTGTTTGTTACTTACATCCTTCTCGATAAGTGTTTGTTATTTACATCTTTGTCCTTTGGTGTTTGTTATTTATATCCTTGTCGTTTGGTGTTTGTTATTTTCATCCTTGTCCTTTtggtgtttgttatttacatCCTTGTCCTTTtggtgtttgttatttacatctttgtcctttggtgtttgttatttacatCTTTGTACTTTAGTGTTTGTTACTTACATCCTTgtcttttggtgtttttttatttacatcCTTGTCTTTTGGTGGTTATCATTTATATCCTTGTCCTCTGGTATTTGTTATTTACATCTTTGTCCTATGGTGTTTTTTATTTACATCCTTGTCCTCTGGTATTTGTTATTTACATCCTTGTCCTTTGGTGTTTGTTATTTACACCCTTGTCCTTTGGTGTTTGCTATTTACATCCTTGTTCTTTtggtgtttgttatttacatCCTTGTCCTTTtggtgtttgttatttacatctttgtcctttggtgtttgttatttacatccttatatttttgtgtttgttaTTCACATCATTGTCCTAtggtgtttgttatttacatccttgtcctttggtgtttgttatttacatCCGTGTCCTTtggtgtttgttatttacatCCTTGTCCTTTGGGGTTTTTGATACCATATCTTTTTAGAATCTATATGATGCATGCAATCTCCATAACAGAAGACTGCATTAGTTCTGTATTTTAGTATCTTTTTAATTCTTAATTTGCATTTGAAAAAGGCGACAAGGTATTCATATGACAACAAAGGAAGTGATAACAGATCACAAGTAATTCTGTTCTTTAAAAGTTCTTTcaattttggaaaataaaaatggaCTCTTATATCTCAAgtatgaaagatatttttttcttcaaattgacaatttaatCGAAAGAAAGAAATgtacaaaggcttttctacctcaggcatacaTGTAGATAACcctagctggatttggcaaaacttttaggaattttggtcctcaatgatcttcaacttcgtactttatttggccttcttaacttttttggattcgagcgtcactgatgagtcttttgtagacgaaacacgcttCTGGcctatatacaaaatttagtcctggtatctatgatgagtttatgttaACTAAAGCAATGCTGTTTGAATTGTATCACTTATTTTTTGGGATTCTGTCTAATATTGTGTTAATGTGAATTAAAAACGCAAACAATTGGCATGAGATCTGAGGGTAtgacttttttcataatttttttttagaggaTTACTAACCGAAGTTTTGTTTACACCATTAATTTCGAAATAGTGGTATATTTTCTGCTTCAACCACATACTAATTACTTGTATTGATAATGATATGTGATGACACAcgataaaagtacatgtaataaaAACTAACGTACGTGTAACTCtcaataaaaacatcattttcttACTATTGCTATACAAATGATTATGATATACATCATAATTACTGTCAAGTTCTCCAAAATATGTCACATAATTCATTCATGAacgaaaaataatttattattcttGGTGACTTAATGTAAACAACATATGTAAATACATTTCATTGCGTTCGTCAATCGTTTAGCATTTGCAAAATCTTGACCAATGAAATCTATCATCTTTGATGATTACATAGCATAGAAACGAACAACTTGAATCGATATTCTAATTCAATCTTACGTACGGGTGACTAAAAAATTACAAAAGCATCCCTTCCCTtctcaaatgtttttattttcgagTCTTAATCCGAACAATACAGACCCTCCCACTCCCGCTACAAATCATTAACCTCTCCTAATTTAGAGATTAAAATAGCCATAGCAGCGCTGCTGAATATAGCGACTGGAATTTTCAGGTTATTTCGGATCGCCTGTTCTCAtatgtatatttatgattttcCGTTTTATATAGGGGCACTTCAATTTCGATTTAAATAACACCTATTTACATGTACAAGAATAGTCACACCATGCGCGTAGGGATcctaaaatttaaatattcatgagtctgacaacaaatttgcatacaaaacaaaaacagataaaaaaaaaaaacacattaaaattgaTTGCAAtgttcaatcaatcaatcaatcgatcttGTCTTGTAACCGTGCTATTTAGACATTTAAATAACTATCTAAAAGTTGTCATCTTGTCTTGTTTTTGCCCAAAGTAATTATTAGCATTAGGCATCAGACAAATAGCCCCCTTTGTGATATGATTAATTGTATCATTAAATGAACGTAGCgtgtaaacagaaaaataaactAACGTCGTCAACAATAATAATTCCCTgagaaatgaaataaataaataaataatggatTTGTAGAATATAGAATAGAAACAAAAAGGGCAGAACAAtgggtaaaaaatatagaaaaataaccccacaaataaagaatagagaataatgaattggtgaaatatatatatatgttgtgtacaagttgtaatgttgtacaaattataatttgtacagaatttttgtacaagttatcagtgttttgtGACCTGCTGAACAAaaatggatgatgcaagcacACAGTCTTATGCTCCGCATACttctgtcaatttttcacaacttcatgatacagtctaatactgagcattgacacaaaaacattataagacctcacaaagattttgtatagatatgaatatggtataaggaaaaaaataaaattagaatttaaacaattcaggtatcctcatttccagtttgaaGGCAATGATaatagcactaaatgttaggCTGATGCATATTTTTTTGAATTGAAAACATTACACTGGTACATTTTATAAGTTAAACCTGTATCACCTGTTGCAAGAAGGTAggtgtcaaaaaacttataacttgtacaaaaaccctgtacaaattataatttgtacaaacttacatcttgtacacaacatatatatccGGAATGCAGAATATTGGGgtaatgaaatataaagaatagagaataaatgtctaaatgaaaaattatagaaTGAAGAAATGAAGGACCTCCATATAGATCCTGTGGTATCAGTCTCTGATTTTTGTTTATTCAAGACAATAGGTTAAGAGATAGAAGTACATGCATGTGCAACAGTATGCGCAGCACTAGAAGAAAATTGAAAAGGTTAATACTTCAAAAAGTATATACAGTACCttttaattaatatatttgtataaagaatTGCAAATTTTACTTTTAGATTGGCATGGATGTCTACAGAAAAGTTGAGGACAAAATAAGCAGTGCATTTGGTTACTATGGGAAAGTCATCAGCAGAAATCCAGCAGCAGCTATCATATTTGCAATACTGTTAAACGGTTTGCTTGGGCTGAATGTAATGTGGATCACCTCGGAGAACGATATCAAAACACTATATACCCCAACTAATAGTCAGGCGGATACTGATGAACTAAGAATTAAATCAATGTTTCCCGATGAAAGTAATGAAAACTTTTATTTCCATCAGTTACCCGACCTTGGCCATTACGGAAGTGTCATTTTTACTGTTAATGACAATATTATCAACAAAACATACTTGCCGGAGATTCAGAGCTTTCACCAAACTGTCATGGGTATTAGTATAAATGATACCGATGGGAAATCATATTTTTATCAAGATTTATGTGCAATTAACAATGGTCAATGCTCTGTTTGGGGATTGTGGTACGTCGGAGATTTCTTTTGGGCACAAGTAGCAAATGGTACATTGACATACCCAACATCCAGCGACCCGGATGGCGACCACAGAACAGACAGAGAGTTTGGAAAAGTTGACACTGAAAACGGAGTTCTCAAATCTGCAAGATCATTGCGCCTCCATTACTATCTTAGACAGCAAAATAAAGAATACACTGCGTTGTCTGTTGCATGGGAAAAAGAATTCGTAAAACAGATGTCAGAGTTCAAGGCTAATTTGACAGATTTCACTTTGAGTCACTCCGACTCAATAAGCACGGAGTTAGACGAAAATACTATAGGTGACATTGCTCTTTTTAGTTTGACCTTCACAATAATGATAACATACGCTTCCTTAGTTACAGCCGGCGGAAATTGTTTGACACAGAGAGGCCATCTTGGAAGAGTTGGAGTACTTGCTACAGCCCTTGCAATACTAGGGGCCTTTGGTTTATGTGGAGCATTGGGGATAACCTATGTGAACATGGTTGGCATAATGCCTTTTCTTATTTTAGGTAATACTTATATAGCAGCTAGTAATTTGAAATGCATCACAGCTAGTACTAATGTCATCTGGCATGACTATTTTCTTCATATAAAATAGAATCGAAATAAACACAAGAAAAGTTCAACGACAGGAAGCGTCTATTGAAAAAACTAAATAGAATAGTTGACATGACACTGAATTTTTGAGAAGATATGATGTATTATATAaatccatatacatgtaataaaatattatatattaaataagaaatgTATCGCTATTAAAGTCACCAGACTTGAAttacaattattatataaaaaaagaagattcggtatgattgccaatgagacaactgtccacaaaagaaattaacaattatagatcaccgtatggctttcaacaatgagcaaagcccattaccgcatagtcagctattaaagaccccgaaatgacaaatgcataACAATTCATTAGAGAAAAAGCTATGTTGCGTTTTTTGAATTATGTTATTAATATAGTTCATATTCTTTTAATAGGTATTGGTGTAGATGACATGTTCATTTTGCTATCGGGATTGACAGATGCTCCACTGCGGGGAACAGTTGAGGAACGGATCAGTTTCACAATGCGGACAACAGGCGTTGCCATCACAATAACGTCCCTTACAGATTTGATAGCATTCATGGTCGGCTACATGTCTGATTTCATGAGCGTTCGTCATTTCTGTCTTTATACAGGTGCGTACATACGACAATCAACCAATTCAAAAATGTCACGTGAAAACAAGTtatttcattggcactcataccatgtcTTCTTTTATCTAATTATGATAATTGCTATCAACCGTAACGAGATGTCAGAGATGTAGAGATGAAGAGAGTTACCATTGTTGTAATTCTGTATATATCAAGGTGAGCGATACGAGCTCTTGAATGCTCTAGCTCCAAAAGATATCACCGCAACCCTTTAAGTTGTACGATTGAAAAAAGCCTTTACAAGACACTGTAGAAGACCCAACGCAAACCACATGATTAAAAACACATATGTGTTCGTTGAAATACCATATAAAACTGAAGCTATATGCCAAAAAACTTAATTTGTACATCTAAGGAATAAAACGAACGTTCTTTAATGAAAGAAGGAGACAAGGGTGAACCGGAAAGGTAAATACACTCGTGATCAGAAGTGATTCCAATCTTTTGTTTCCTTTGGTCGCCGGAACAAAGAATTCTTAGTCATTACTCCCttcttaaagattttttttctgaatgtttCCAATCTACACTTAAACGCATTATTGGACAGAATCTTGCTTTTATGAAAAGAAGAAAACTCATTacatttgtttcaattttcttCTCATGCATCGGGCAATCAACTTCAAGTGTGtattaactttaataatttataatattgattgttttatttcaaaccaCTTTGAAAcgtattatttactttttttcaggAATAGCAATTATACTTTGCTATATTAACCAGATCACGTTTTTTCTTGGTTGTCTGGTTTTTCATGAACGTAGAGTAGCATCTAGCCGCCATTGTCTGACATGTCAAACAATTTACACTACTGAAGAAATGAAAGCTTCCGGTTATAGGAACCCTCTAGTGTACGCATGTTGCAGTGGAGACACTCCAGAGAAAAAAGAGGATCTGCAGAGCGTTTTCGAATTTGTTCCAACAAAAATATTGCCTAAACTGGTTCTAAATATACCCGCTAAGGTTGTCATTGCCTTGGTCTATATAACCTACCTCGTATTTTCAATTTTGGGTACTACCAACCTAGAACAAGGGCTTGTTCTTAGAAATTTAGTCAGTGAGGACTCTTATTATTACAAGTACAGTATTGTAGAATATGATAATTTTCCACTTCCGATTCCCATTTCTTTTAATATCGACCAATCATTAGACTACAGAGACCCCCAAGTTGTCgataaaatcaacaattttattcAATCTGCACAATCGAATGAACTTGTCCATAGCAGCTTTGAAATCAACTGGTTGAAAGAGTTTTATAAATCTGGTTTAGCAATAACAAACGGAACAAAGATGGAATTTTGTAACAAAGTACGAATGTTTTTTCAGTTTGCGCCAATTTTTAAAAACGATGTCGTGTTTAATGACAATGGGACAGAAATAAAGTATTCAAGAGTATACGTCATCACAAAAAGTATACAACAGTCACACGAACAGGGACTTATGATGCAAGAAATGCGCAGAATAGCAGAAAATTCAGGACTTCCGGTTTTTGCATACGGACAACCGTTCACTTACTTTGAACAATATGTATCTGTACTTCCAAATACAATGCAAACAGTTGGCATAGCCGTTGCTGCATGTTTTGTGATCACGTGTATATTCATGCCACACCCACTGTTGATATTTCTAGTGACGTCATCACTTGTTTCAATCATGGTGGGCGTGTTTGGTTTCATGTATTATTGGGGACTGTCTTTGAGCTGCATCACTATGATCCACGTTATTATGAGTGTAGGTTTTTCTGTCGATTTCAGTGCGCACATATGTCATGCATTCATGACAGTTGAGGGAACGGATcgaaattcaaaaacaaatgcaTCGTTGGTACGAGCTGGGGGACCGGTGTTTAACTGTGCATTTTCGTCGGTTATTGGAATATGCACGCTAATCTTTTCAAGATCATTTGTTTTTAgatcatttttcaaggtcatgtTTTTAGTAATAACATTTGCGTTTTTGCATAGTGTATTCGTACTCCCTGTTATTCTATCTTTCATTGGTCCACTAAAAAAGAATGATCCGACTCAAAGAAAAACGTCACAGGTTACCCTGACATCAAACCGATCGTCTGCTACCTGGTCAATCAGTGGTGGTGTCAACGCCTTAGACACGCCTTTCGGAAATGGAAAACAAAATGGCCGAAAGTGGACGTCGTAGAAATTTTTGCTTAGCGTCTTATCTTTATATCAGGTTCAATCACGTCATTAGGATGCAGTCTTTGACAGTAATttaatttacatacatgtactaatataaaaaaaggataCGTGTTTGaatttgttaagtttttgttttgtaaatatttgtaattaatatttgtttgatGAATGGTCTGTGAATGTGTAACTgtcaataatatattttgttaataaaaaagataaaatcaattgcatattttatttgaatcgtAAAATtagatgcgtatttcgacaattaatgtttATTCAAAAGTGCTCGACATATATGATAATCCTAACTTGATGCAACATTAAAGAGCTTAGGAATCGGACCTTTGCATGAGGCAGACATATTCCTTAATTTAGAAAGATTTCAAAGGTTGAAAGAATATCTCCTGCTTGAAAATTATTAATTATAGATCGATTGATTTGTTGATTGTCGGTTGCTTAACATCCAACTACAATCGATAGATTGTATTCTAGAAGTATATGTAAGGTATCATAGCTGTGTCCATGATATTCCTTGACTATCACAAATATATTGTTGTATTAAGCCTATTCAAGTGCTCACTCCGCTCTTGTAACTATTCTTTATAGTTCCGAAATATATTTCTAGAAAGAGTAATAGAATAGTCACAAAACTATCTGCTTACCTGTAAGAAATACTACTCCTGCCGGAGCAAAAATAATTCAGGTTTATGATGGGgttcacagtggcggatccagccattttaaaaagggggggttcccaacccagagtaaagggggggttccaactatatgctcccattcaaatgtattgatcgaccaaaaaaaggggggttccaacccctggaacccccccccccccctggatccgccactgggttcgtgttgcttagtcattGATTTCTTTGTTGTGGTGTGTGTACTGTTCTTCCGTTTTTGcaatctcccatacagacagagttGTCGTCCTTTCCTGATGAGGAGGAAAGGACGACAACTCTGTCTGTAAGGGAGATTGCCGTTTTTGTTGTTTACGTGTTTTGCCTaggtattgtcagtttgttttcgactgatgagtttaaatatccctt
This genomic interval carries:
- the LOC143057810 gene encoding patched domain-containing protein 3-like isoform X2, which encodes MDVYRKVEDKISSAFGYYGKVISRNPAAAIIFAILLNGLLGLNVMWITSENDIKTLYTPTNSQADTDELRIKSMFPDESNENFYFHQLPDLGHYGSVIFTVNDNIINKTYLPEIQSFHQTVMGISINDTDGKSYFYQDLCAINNGQCSVWGLWYVGDFFWAQVANGTLTYPTSSDPDGDHRTDREFGKVDTENGVLKSARSLRLHYYLRQQNKEYTALSVAWEKEFVKQMSEFKANLTDFTLSHSDSISTELDENTIGDIALFSLTFTIMITYASLVTAGGNCLTQRGHLGRVGVLATALAILGAFGLCGALGITYVNMVGIMPFLILGIGVDDMFILLSGLTDAPLRGTVEERISFTMRTTGVAITITSLTDLIAFMVGYMSDFMSVRHFCLYTGIAIILCYINQITFFLGCLVFHERRVASSRHCLTCQTIYTTEEMKASGYRNPLVYACCSGDTPEKKEDLQSVFEFVPTKILPKLVLNIPAKVVIALVYITYLVFSILGTTNLEQGLVLRNLVSEDSYYYKYSIVEYDNFPLPIPISFNIDQSLDYRDPQVVDKINNFIQSAQSNELVHSSFEINWLKEFYKSGLAITNGTKMEFCNKVRMFFQFAPIFKNDVVFNDNGTEIKYSRVYVITKSIQQSHEQGLMMQEMRRIAENSGLPVFAYGQPFTYFEQYVSVLPNTMQTVGIAVAACFVITCIFMPHPLLIFLVTSSLVSIMVGVFGFMYYWGLSLSCITMIHVIMSVGFSVDFSAHICHAFMTVEGTDRNSKTNASLVRAGGPVFNCAFSSVIGICTLIFSRSFVFRSFFKVMFLVITFAFLHSVFVLPVILSFIGPLKKNDPTQRKTSQVTLTSNRSSATWSISGGVNALDTPFGNGKQNGRKWTS
- the LOC143057810 gene encoding patched domain-containing protein 3-like isoform X1; translated protein: MKFRLLHIGMDVYRKVEDKISSAFGYYGKVISRNPAAAIIFAILLNGLLGLNVMWITSENDIKTLYTPTNSQADTDELRIKSMFPDESNENFYFHQLPDLGHYGSVIFTVNDNIINKTYLPEIQSFHQTVMGISINDTDGKSYFYQDLCAINNGQCSVWGLWYVGDFFWAQVANGTLTYPTSSDPDGDHRTDREFGKVDTENGVLKSARSLRLHYYLRQQNKEYTALSVAWEKEFVKQMSEFKANLTDFTLSHSDSISTELDENTIGDIALFSLTFTIMITYASLVTAGGNCLTQRGHLGRVGVLATALAILGAFGLCGALGITYVNMVGIMPFLILGIGVDDMFILLSGLTDAPLRGTVEERISFTMRTTGVAITITSLTDLIAFMVGYMSDFMSVRHFCLYTGIAIILCYINQITFFLGCLVFHERRVASSRHCLTCQTIYTTEEMKASGYRNPLVYACCSGDTPEKKEDLQSVFEFVPTKILPKLVLNIPAKVVIALVYITYLVFSILGTTNLEQGLVLRNLVSEDSYYYKYSIVEYDNFPLPIPISFNIDQSLDYRDPQVVDKINNFIQSAQSNELVHSSFEINWLKEFYKSGLAITNGTKMEFCNKVRMFFQFAPIFKNDVVFNDNGTEIKYSRVYVITKSIQQSHEQGLMMQEMRRIAENSGLPVFAYGQPFTYFEQYVSVLPNTMQTVGIAVAACFVITCIFMPHPLLIFLVTSSLVSIMVGVFGFMYYWGLSLSCITMIHVIMSVGFSVDFSAHICHAFMTVEGTDRNSKTNASLVRAGGPVFNCAFSSVIGICTLIFSRSFVFRSFFKVMFLVITFAFLHSVFVLPVILSFIGPLKKNDPTQRKTSQVTLTSNRSSATWSISGGVNALDTPFGNGKQNGRKWTS